TACTCGCAATCCGTGATGCAGAAGCTGGAGGGCGCGTTTAAGAAGCTGGGCTACGCAGAGCCGGAACTGGAGACGGAGATTCTGATGCTGCTGGTAGAGGGGCTGTGGCGGATGTACCTGCTAAACGAGGACAAGGGCCACTTCGTGAAAATGCTCGACCTCATCAAGGCCAAGTACAGAAAGTAGCTTATAGATGCCATATATGCTGCTAAGCCGGTATATATAGAAGAGAGATAGAAACAAGCGCAGCACTCACAGGGCCATATCCTTTTGTGAGTGCTGCGTTCTTTATGTGTCGGCCATATATAAAATGTAAATAACTTGTAGTCGGGCAAGGAAATCTCCCGCCGCACTTCCAAACCGGCCCTGCTACAAACCAAATGCCCGCGGCAGCCAGAGGCTGAGTTCGGGTATATACGTCACCAGCAGCAGCGCCGCCACCATGGCAATAAACAGCGGGATGAGCGGACGGATCACTTTGCTGATGCTTACCTCGGCCACCCCGCACCCCACGAAAAGCACCGAGCCCACCGGCGGCGTGCACAGGCCGATGCACAGGTTCATCACCATGATGATGCCGAAATGCACCGGATCGACGCCGAGTTCGCGCACCACCGGCAGAAAGATCGGCGTGAAGATCAGGACCGCCGGCGTCATATCCATAAACACACCCACAAAAAGCAGAATCAGGTTGATGATGATGAGGATGACGATTTTGTTGTCGCTGATGGACAGCAAAGCCTCGCTGAACGCCTGCGGAATGTTGGCATACGACATCACCCACGACATGCCCATCGAGGTGCCGATCAGCAGCATCACGATGGCGGTGGTGATGACGGTGTGAATCAGGATATCCGGCAAATCGCTCGACTTTACCTGCCGGTATACCACCATCGAGAGAATAAATGTATATAGCACAGCCACGGCCGAGGCCTCGGTGGCGGTGAACACCCCAGCTATAATGCCGCCAATGACCACCACCAGCAGCAGCAGGCTGGGCACGGCATCAAGAAAACGGCGGATTACTTCTTTCAGCGAGGTTCTGTCGCCCACCGGGTATTTCTTCTTGTAGGATATATAGCCCGCCACCAGCATCAGCACCACCCCCAGCAGGATACCGGGTATATAGCCGGCCACGAACAAAGCCGCGATGGACACACCGCCGCTGGCCAGGGAATAGACGATGAGGATGTTGCTGGGCGGGATGATCATGCCCGTGGTGGCCGAGGTGATGTTCACCGCCGCGCTGAAAGGCCTGGAGTAGCCCTCCTTCACCATGCGTGGGTTCATGATGCCTCCGATCGCCGAAGCGGCCGCCACCGCAGACCCCGAAATAGCGCCAAACAGCATGCAGGCTACAATATTCACGTAAGCCAGTCCGCCCGGCAAAGTGCCCACCAGACTTTTGGCAAAATCGATGAGGCGCGAGGCAATGCCGCCCCTGTTCATGAGCTGCCCCGCCAGAATGAAGAAGGGGATGGCGAGCAGGGCGAAACTGTCGAGGCCGGTGGCCATGCGCTGGGCAAGGGTGGTGAAGGCAGCCTCCGGGGCAATGCTCACCAGCATGGTCAGCAGCGCGGCAATACCGATGCAAAAAGCGATGGGCACCCCTAAGACAAGCAGTGCGATAAAGCTGATGACCAGTACGAGTATTTCCAGGAGTTCCATGTATGTCTTTTATATATAGCCTGCTGGCGTTTGGGTATGAGATTTGAATTGAGGGACTATATAAGCTTGCCGCAAATGAAGAGGTACATGCCCGCCAGTTGGTCTGAATGCTCCATTCCTACATTCGGGAAGTCTGTTGTCTTGCGTCTCGGCGTCTACATCATCTCCTTGCCTATTTCCTCCGGCTCTTCCGGGCTTTCGGTGAGGCCCGCGAGGCTGTAGTAGATGATGAGCAGGCCGCTCAGGGGCACCACCATATATACATAGCCCAGCGGCACGTTCAGCGCAGCAGACGTCTGCCGCAGCGTCAGGGTGATATAGACGAGGTTGATGCCGCCCCACACCATCGCAAACAGGGCAAAGAGGGCCACCAGCACATGGATGAGCACGTTCAGGTTGCGCTGCTTTTTGCCCTCCAGGCTGGCTGGCAGCAGGTCGATGGCCAGGTGCATGCGCTTGCCTGTCACGTAGCTCGCCCCCAGCAAACTCACCCATATCAGGAGATACCTTGACAGTTCGTCGGTGAAGGAGCTAGGCGAGCGCAGGATAAACCGGGAGCCCACCTGCCACAGCACGTTCAGGACCATGGCCGCCATCAAAACGACCAGCACCCAGTACAGGCCCCTGTCCAGTCTCTCTCTGAATTTCATATCGTTCAACTATTTTGTGGTGAGGGGAGCAGGCTGCTCCGGTTTATCTTTCCCGGCGGCCTGTATTCGCTTGAGGAGAACATATACCTCCGGCTCATTTTTGTAGCTCTCGTACAGCGGCTCCACCTTTTCGGCGAAAGGCGCCTTGTCGGGATAAGTGACCTCAACACCGGCCTTTATCACCTCCCGCAGCGCTTCCTCCTCAGCCTCCTGCCAAAGTTTTTGCTGCACCACCGCCGACTCTTCTGCCGCCTCCTGCAGCCATTGCTGCTCCTGTGGCGTCAGTTTTTCCCAGACTTTGGTGCTGATCAGCAGGATGTCCGGCACCATGGTGTGCTCGTTCAGGGCGTAGTGCCGGGCCACCTCGTAGTGCCGGGCGAGGTAAAAAGTGGGCGGGTTGTTCTCGGCCCCGTCCACCACCCCCTGCTGCAGGGCCGTATATATCTCGCCGGTGGAGATAGGCGTGGCGGCTCCCCCAAACGCATTCACCATCTGGATGGCAGTGTTGCTTGCCTGCACCCGTATCTTCAGGCCCTTCAGGTCGTCGGGAGTGTTGATGGGTTTGTTGGCCGTGTAAAAGCTCCGGCTTCCGGCATCGTAGTACGTCAGGCCGCGCAACCAGTACTGTTCTCCCTCCGTCAGAAGTTCCCGGCCGATCTCCCCCTCCAGCACATCGTAATAATGCGCCTTGTCGCGGAAAATGTAGGGCAGGCTCAGCACCTTAAAGTTCGGGGAAAAACTTTCCATGGTGGCCGCAGACACCTTGGTCATCCCCAGGCTACCGATCTGCAGCAGTTCCACCGCCTCCCGCTCGCTGCCCAACTGTGAGTTGGGGTATAGCTTTATCGCCAGCTCACCGCCCGATTTCTCCTTTAACTTTTCAGCCATATATAACATCGCCTGGTGTACCGGGTGCGACACCTCCAGGCTGTGCGCCAGCTTTATCTCCTTTGTTTTGGAGATTTCCTCACAGGAGGAGGCCAGCAGCAGCAGGGTAAAGGCGCA
This window of the Pontibacter russatus genome carries:
- a CDS encoding TRAP transporter large permease: MELLEILVLVISFIALLVLGVPIAFCIGIAALLTMLVSIAPEAAFTTLAQRMATGLDSFALLAIPFFILAGQLMNRGGIASRLIDFAKSLVGTLPGGLAYVNIVACMLFGAISGSAVAAASAIGGIMNPRMVKEGYSRPFSAAVNITSATTGMIIPPSNILIVYSLASGGVSIAALFVAGYIPGILLGVVLMLVAGYISYKKKYPVGDRTSLKEVIRRFLDAVPSLLLLVVVIGGIIAGVFTATEASAVAVLYTFILSMVVYRQVKSSDLPDILIHTVITTAIVMLLIGTSMGMSWVMSYANIPQAFSEALLSISDNKIVILIIINLILLFVGVFMDMTPAVLIFTPIFLPVVRELGVDPVHFGIIMVMNLCIGLCTPPVGSVLFVGCGVAEVSISKVIRPLIPLFIAMVAALLLVTYIPELSLWLPRAFGL
- a CDS encoding TRAP transporter substrate-binding protein is translated as MAPYPRSPSLQKLRKLLLSLCAFTLLLLASSCEEISKTKEIKLAHSLEVSHPVHQAMLYMAEKLKEKSGGELAIKLYPNSQLGSEREAVELLQIGSLGMTKVSAATMESFSPNFKVLSLPYIFRDKAHYYDVLEGEIGRELLTEGEQYWLRGLTYYDAGSRSFYTANKPINTPDDLKGLKIRVQASNTAIQMVNAFGGAATPISTGEIYTALQQGVVDGAENNPPTFYLARHYEVARHYALNEHTMVPDILLISTKVWEKLTPQEQQWLQEAAEESAVVQQKLWQEAEEEALREVIKAGVEVTYPDKAPFAEKVEPLYESYKNEPEVYVLLKRIQAAGKDKPEQPAPLTTK
- a CDS encoding TRAP transporter small permease, translated to MKFRERLDRGLYWVLVVLMAAMVLNVLWQVGSRFILRSPSSFTDELSRYLLIWVSLLGASYVTGKRMHLAIDLLPASLEGKKQRNLNVLIHVLVALFALFAMVWGGINLVYITLTLRQTSAALNVPLGYVYMVVPLSGLLIIYYSLAGLTESPEEPEEIGKEMM